The following are encoded in a window of Poecile atricapillus isolate bPoeAtr1 chromosome 21, bPoeAtr1.hap1, whole genome shotgun sequence genomic DNA:
- the WSCD1 gene encoding sialate:O-sulfotransferase 1 isoform X1, with translation MAKTFFRLQKFLRRTQFLLFFLTAAYLMAGSLLLLQRTRLVIQQGSRGTPTNQALPVLEEMSRVGIIEPRTLQSPRPGLRLLVGMDALQEPALDQQHSPHWLLSRNSELRQLRRRWFHRLTSEQEPLQTAGFKAMKHTAEHKGTYMGCFTHDLRERTLKGAVFYDLRKMTVAHCQEACAERAYSYAGLAYGAECYCGNMLPAAATKPEECNSECKGEKGSVCGGVNRLSVYSVEQLRAGTRRRRNVIYRGCFRAPENLTDTFPASLIQPNLTVETCSEFCSKKEFPLAVIRGQECYCGYPTRQFSLHEGTDRLHCSGTRNASSSAGGEYCLVYQTPVQDTRCTDRKFLTTKSKVFVALSSFPGAGNTWARHLIEHATGYYTGSYYFDGALYNKGFKGEKDHWRSRRTICVKTHESGKTEIEMFDSAILLIRNPYKSLMAEFNRKYAGHLGYATDRNWKSKEWPDFVNSYASWWASHVLEWLKYGKRLLIVHYEDLKQSLIPKLKEMVEFLNVTVTEDRLLCVENNRDGNFKRSGAKQKNFEPFTQEMKDLINRYILTVDEALRGRNFSGLPREYVPR, from the exons ATGGCCAAAACTTTCTTCAGGCTACAGAAGTTTCTCCGCCGGACCCAGTTTCTGCTCTTCTTCCTCACAGCAGCTTACCTGATGGCTGGCAGCCTCTTGCTACTGCAGCGGACACGCTTGGTTATCCAGCAAGGTTCGCGTGGGACCCCCACTAACCAGGCCCTGCCAGTGCTGGAGGAGATGAGCAGGGTTGGGATCATAGAGCCCAGGACCCTGCAGAGCCCCCGCCCTGGCCTCAGGCTGCTGGTGGGCATGGATGCGctgcaggagccagccctggaCCAGCAGCACAGCCCGCACTGGCTCTTATCTCGCAACTCAGAGCTCAGGCAGCTGAGGAGAAGATGGTTTCACAGGCTCACCAGCGAGCAGGAGCCCCTGCAGACAGCAGGATTTAAAGCAATGAAGCACACTGCTGAACACAAAG GCACCTACATGGGCTGCTTCACTCACGATTTGAGGGAGAGGACACTGAAGGGAGCTGTTTTTTATGACTTAAGAAAAATGACAGTAGCTCACTGTCAGGAAGCTTGTGCTGAGAG GGCTTACAGCTACGCGGGGCTGGCATATGGAGCAGAGTGCTACTGTGGGAACatgctgccagctgctgccaccaagCCTGAGGAGTGCAACAGCGAGTGCAAGGGGGAGAAGGGCTCCGTGTGTGGAGGGGTGAACCGGCTCTCGGTCTACAGCGTGGAGCAGCTGCGGGCAGGAACCAGGCGGA GGAGGAATGTTATCTATCGAGGATGTTTTAGAGCTCCAGAAAATTTAACAGACACCTTTCCAGCCTCTTTGATACAGCCCAATTTGACGGTGGAGACGTGCTCTGAATTTTGCTCCAAGAAA GAGTTCCCGCTGGCAGTGATCCGAGGGCAGGAATGCTACTGTGGGTACCCCACCAGGCAGTTCTCGCTGCACGAGGGCACGGACAGGCTGCACTGCAGTGGGACCCGCAAcgccagcagctctgctgggggagAGTACTGCCTGGTCTATCAGACACCTGTGCAAG ACACCCGCTGCACGGACAGGAAATTCTTAACCACAAAATCCAAAGTATTTGTTGCTTTGTCAagctttcctggggctgggaataCATGGGCACGCCATCTGATAGAGCATGCCACAGGATACTACACAGGAAGTTATTACTTTGATGGAGCCCTCTACAACAAAG gttttaaaggagaaaaagacCACTGGAGAAGTAGAAGGACCATCTGTGTGAAAACACATGAAAGTGGCAAGACAGAGATTGAAATGTTCGACTCAGCGATCCTGTTGATAAGGAACCCATACAAATCACTGATGGCAGAGTTCAACAGAAAATACGCTGGCCATCTGGGCTATGCCACCGACCGCAACTGGAAGAGCAAAG AGTGGCCAGATTTTGTGAACAGCTATGCCTCCTGGTGGGCCTCCCATGTCCTAGAGTGGCTGAAGTATGGGAAGCGTCTGCTCATTGTCCATTATGAGGACCTGAAGCAGAGCCTCATCCCCAAGCTGAAGGAGATGGTGGAGTTTCTGAATGTGACAGTGACAGAGGACCGGCTGCTCTGTGTGGAGAACAACAGGGACGGGAATTTTAAGCGGTCTGGTGCTAAGCAAAAGAATTTTGAGCCATTCACCCAGGAAATGAAAGATCTTATCAACAGATATATCCTGACAGTGGATGAAGCCCTAAGGGGAAGAAACTTctcagggctgcccagggagtaTGTGCCAAGATGA
- the WSCD1 gene encoding sialate:O-sulfotransferase 1 isoform X2: MAGSLLLLQRTRLVIQQGSRGTPTNQALPVLEEMSRVGIIEPRTLQSPRPGLRLLVGMDALQEPALDQQHSPHWLLSRNSELRQLRRRWFHRLTSEQEPLQTAGFKAMKHTAEHKGTYMGCFTHDLRERTLKGAVFYDLRKMTVAHCQEACAERAYSYAGLAYGAECYCGNMLPAAATKPEECNSECKGEKGSVCGGVNRLSVYSVEQLRAGTRRRRNVIYRGCFRAPENLTDTFPASLIQPNLTVETCSEFCSKKEFPLAVIRGQECYCGYPTRQFSLHEGTDRLHCSGTRNASSSAGGEYCLVYQTPVQDTRCTDRKFLTTKSKVFVALSSFPGAGNTWARHLIEHATGYYTGSYYFDGALYNKGFKGEKDHWRSRRTICVKTHESGKTEIEMFDSAILLIRNPYKSLMAEFNRKYAGHLGYATDRNWKSKEWPDFVNSYASWWASHVLEWLKYGKRLLIVHYEDLKQSLIPKLKEMVEFLNVTVTEDRLLCVENNRDGNFKRSGAKQKNFEPFTQEMKDLINRYILTVDEALRGRNFSGLPREYVPR, translated from the exons ATGGCTGGCAGCCTCTTGCTACTGCAGCGGACACGCTTGGTTATCCAGCAAGGTTCGCGTGGGACCCCCACTAACCAGGCCCTGCCAGTGCTGGAGGAGATGAGCAGGGTTGGGATCATAGAGCCCAGGACCCTGCAGAGCCCCCGCCCTGGCCTCAGGCTGCTGGTGGGCATGGATGCGctgcaggagccagccctggaCCAGCAGCACAGCCCGCACTGGCTCTTATCTCGCAACTCAGAGCTCAGGCAGCTGAGGAGAAGATGGTTTCACAGGCTCACCAGCGAGCAGGAGCCCCTGCAGACAGCAGGATTTAAAGCAATGAAGCACACTGCTGAACACAAAG GCACCTACATGGGCTGCTTCACTCACGATTTGAGGGAGAGGACACTGAAGGGAGCTGTTTTTTATGACTTAAGAAAAATGACAGTAGCTCACTGTCAGGAAGCTTGTGCTGAGAG GGCTTACAGCTACGCGGGGCTGGCATATGGAGCAGAGTGCTACTGTGGGAACatgctgccagctgctgccaccaagCCTGAGGAGTGCAACAGCGAGTGCAAGGGGGAGAAGGGCTCCGTGTGTGGAGGGGTGAACCGGCTCTCGGTCTACAGCGTGGAGCAGCTGCGGGCAGGAACCAGGCGGA GGAGGAATGTTATCTATCGAGGATGTTTTAGAGCTCCAGAAAATTTAACAGACACCTTTCCAGCCTCTTTGATACAGCCCAATTTGACGGTGGAGACGTGCTCTGAATTTTGCTCCAAGAAA GAGTTCCCGCTGGCAGTGATCCGAGGGCAGGAATGCTACTGTGGGTACCCCACCAGGCAGTTCTCGCTGCACGAGGGCACGGACAGGCTGCACTGCAGTGGGACCCGCAAcgccagcagctctgctgggggagAGTACTGCCTGGTCTATCAGACACCTGTGCAAG ACACCCGCTGCACGGACAGGAAATTCTTAACCACAAAATCCAAAGTATTTGTTGCTTTGTCAagctttcctggggctgggaataCATGGGCACGCCATCTGATAGAGCATGCCACAGGATACTACACAGGAAGTTATTACTTTGATGGAGCCCTCTACAACAAAG gttttaaaggagaaaaagacCACTGGAGAAGTAGAAGGACCATCTGTGTGAAAACACATGAAAGTGGCAAGACAGAGATTGAAATGTTCGACTCAGCGATCCTGTTGATAAGGAACCCATACAAATCACTGATGGCAGAGTTCAACAGAAAATACGCTGGCCATCTGGGCTATGCCACCGACCGCAACTGGAAGAGCAAAG AGTGGCCAGATTTTGTGAACAGCTATGCCTCCTGGTGGGCCTCCCATGTCCTAGAGTGGCTGAAGTATGGGAAGCGTCTGCTCATTGTCCATTATGAGGACCTGAAGCAGAGCCTCATCCCCAAGCTGAAGGAGATGGTGGAGTTTCTGAATGTGACAGTGACAGAGGACCGGCTGCTCTGTGTGGAGAACAACAGGGACGGGAATTTTAAGCGGTCTGGTGCTAAGCAAAAGAATTTTGAGCCATTCACCCAGGAAATGAAAGATCTTATCAACAGATATATCCTGACAGTGGATGAAGCCCTAAGGGGAAGAAACTTctcagggctgcccagggagtaTGTGCCAAGATGA